In Carya illinoinensis cultivar Pawnee chromosome 10, C.illinoinensisPawnee_v1, whole genome shotgun sequence, one DNA window encodes the following:
- the LOC122278724 gene encoding protein DETOXIFICATION 53 gives SLQVGEEVQALWKIAGPIGMTTLLIYSRSVISMLFLGRLGTTELAGGTLAIGFLNITGNSILRGLSMGMDPICCQAYGAKRYSVLSQTFQKTLCLLLLVSISISIIWLNADPIFRWLGQDPNITKVAKVYLVFSIPELLAQAHLHPLRIFLRTQGLTTPLTIAATFAALLHLPINYFLTTYLKLGVKGIALAVAFNTLNLNLGLIIYLMVSKRPLKPWNGATFTSAFRGWGPLLSLALPSAASVCLEWWWYEIMLFLCGLLSDPQASLAAMGILIQTTGLLYVVPISLSSGIATRVGHALGAGQPSLAQWAAIIGLIVAFAFGLSALIFMNAVRSVWGKLFTDESQILDLVSIALPILGLCELGNSPQTAACGVLTGTARPKLGARINLFAFYVVGLPMVILTCFVCKVGFLGLWLGLLSAQFSCLFMMGYALIRTDWRHQTKRAEELTLAADQEAPERDDLESVLLITTDL, from the coding sequence TCCTTGCAGGTGGGGGAAGAGGTTCAAGCATTGTGGAAGATTGCAGGGCCCATCGGGATGACAACCTTGCTTATATACTCGAGATCCGTTATTTCCATGCTGTTCTTGGGCCGTCTCGGAACAACAGAACTAGCTGGGGGAACACTGGCGATTGGTTTTTTGAATATCACAGGCAATTCAATCCTCAGGGGCCTATCCATGGGGATGGACCCCATCTGTTGCCAAGCCTATGGAGCCAAAAGATACTCAGTTCTCAGCCAAACCTTTCAGAAAACACTATGTCTCCTCCTACTCGTTTCCATATCCATCTCAATCATATGGCTTAACGCTGACCCCATCTTTCGTTGGTTGGGTCAGGACCCAAACATCACAAAGGTTGCTAAGGTTTACTTGGTTTTCTCCATTCCTGAATTGCTAGCTCAAGCTCACCTCCACCCATTAAGGATCTTCTTAAGAACCCAGGGCTTAACCACCCCACTAACAATAGCAGCCACTTTTGCAGCCCTCCTTCACcttcctattaactacttcctCACTACATATTTGAAATTAGGTGTCAAGGGTATTGCACTGGCTGTTGCTTTTAATACTCTCAACTTAAACTTGGGCTTGATTATCTATCTTATGGTCTCCAAAAGACCACTAAAACCTTGGAATGGAGCTACATTTACCTCTGCCTTTCGAGGCTGGGGGCCATTGCTAAGTTTAGCACTTCCTAGCGCTGCTTCAGTGTGCTTGGAGTGGTGGTGGTATGAAATAATGCTGTTTCTGTGTGGATTATTGAGCGATCCACAGGCAAGTTTAGCTGCAATGGGCATCCTCATTCAAACAACAGGCTTGCTATATGTGGTTCCAATCTCTTTAAGCAGTGGCATAGCAACACGCGTCGGCCACGCTTTGGGGGCTGGTCAACCATCCCTGGCCCAATGGGCAGCCATTATTGGACTTATCGTGGCCTTTGCTTTTGGACTCTCGGCCCTCATTTTCATGAATGCAGTGAGATCTGTGTGGGGAAAGTTGTTCACAGATGAGTCTCAGATTCTTGATCTGGTTTCAATTGCACTTCCAATATTGGGTTTATGCGAACTCGGCAACTCACCACAAACCGCTGCGTGTGGGGTCTTAACCGGTACAGCACGTCCTAAGCTGGGCGCCCGGATAAACTTGTTTGCATTTTACGTCGTTGGATTGCCAATGGTTATTCTGACTTGTTTCGTGTGCAAGGTTGGGTTTCTAGGTCTATGGTTGGGGCTACTGTCAGCAcagttttcttgtttgtttatgATGGGATACGCATTGATCCGTACAGATTGGAGGCACCAAACTAAAAGAGCTGAGGAGCTGACTCTTGCTGCAGATCAAGAGGCGCCAGAGAGGGATGATTTGGAAAGCGTCCTACTAATTACCACTGATCTCTGA